One Sporomusaceae bacterium ACPt DNA window includes the following coding sequences:
- the oppF_1 gene encoding Oligopeptide transport ATP-binding protein OppF produces MEQKNILEVRNLKKYFTVRTDFLGRPTHYLKAVDDVSFSMRQGETLGLVGESGCGKSTAGRTIIHLYKPTAGEILFNGKAITGKLEEKQLRRDMQMIFQDPFASLNPRMTVGDIIGEPLDIHGLAAGRERVERIVSLLQMVGLTPEHMSRFPHEFSGGQRQRIGIARALAVNPSFIICDEPISALDVSIQAQVVNLLERLQAELGLTYLFIAHNLAMVKHISNRVAVMYLGKIVEMADSSELYRNPQHPYTQALLSAIPVPDPAVEAKRERIRLAGDVQSPINPPSGCRFCPRCHYAQPVCVEQEPALTDAGAGHMVACHRIHRA; encoded by the coding sequence ATGGAGCAAAAAAACATTTTAGAAGTGCGTAATCTAAAAAAATATTTTACTGTCCGCACCGATTTTTTGGGGCGCCCCACTCACTATTTAAAAGCGGTTGATGATGTGAGTTTTTCCATGCGCCAAGGGGAAACCCTCGGACTGGTAGGCGAAAGCGGCTGTGGCAAGTCCACTGCCGGGAGAACAATTATTCATTTGTATAAGCCCACTGCCGGCGAAATCCTGTTTAACGGGAAGGCTATTACCGGTAAACTTGAGGAAAAACAGCTGCGCCGCGATATGCAGATGATTTTTCAGGATCCTTTTGCATCACTGAATCCGCGCATGACAGTCGGGGATATTATCGGCGAACCCTTAGACATTCATGGGCTGGCCGCCGGTAGGGAACGGGTGGAGCGTATTGTCAGCCTGCTGCAGATGGTAGGGCTGACCCCTGAACATATGAGCCGTTTTCCCCATGAATTCAGCGGCGGTCAGCGGCAACGGATCGGTATTGCCCGGGCTTTGGCCGTTAACCCAAGTTTTATTATCTGTGACGAACCCATTTCCGCTTTGGATGTTTCCATTCAGGCCCAAGTGGTTAATTTATTGGAGCGCCTCCAGGCCGAACTGGGACTGACCTATTTATTCATTGCTCACAATTTAGCCATGGTGAAACATATTAGTAACCGTGTGGCTGTCATGTATCTTGGCAAAATTGTGGAAATGGCCGATAGCAGCGAATTGTACCGTAACCCCCAGCATCCCTATACCCAAGCGCTGCTGTCCGCCATACCTGTTCCCGACCCGGCGGTGGAGGCCAAACGGGAGCGGATTCGCCTGGCAGGCGATGTTCAAAGCCCCATCAATCCTCCTTCCGGCTGCCGCTTTTGCCCCCGCTGCCACTACGCCCAGCCGGTATGCGTCGAACAGGAACCCGCGCTCACAGACGCAGGCGCCGGCCATATGGTGGCATGCCACCGGATACACAGAGCATGA
- the oppB gene encoding Oligopeptide transport system permease protein OppB has protein sequence MLRYILKRIVSSLIVLLAIITITFLLMHAIPGGPFTSEKNIPAAVLKNIEERYRLSDPLWKQYIDYLANLSRFDLGPSFKYAGRTVNDIIRESFPVSFQLGIVSITLAIVLGIPAGAIAALRQNKWQDYATMFMATLGVSVPSFVLAVLLIYVLAIKLALLPAALWGGIEYMVLPALALASHPMAFIARLTRSSMLEVLAQDYIKTARAKGLSQTIILYRHALKNALIPVITYIGPMAASILTGSFIIESIFAIPGLGRHFVTSIYNRDYTVILGVTVFYSLLIISLNLAVDLIYPLLDPRIKLDGKQGR, from the coding sequence TTGTTGCGTTATATACTGAAGCGTATTGTCAGTTCCCTAATTGTTTTGCTGGCCATTATCACGATTACGTTTCTGCTCATGCATGCCATCCCTGGCGGTCCCTTTACCAGCGAAAAAAATATCCCTGCCGCCGTACTGAAAAATATTGAAGAACGCTACCGGCTGAGTGACCCCTTATGGAAACAATATATTGACTACCTGGCCAATTTAAGCCGTTTTGATTTAGGCCCTTCTTTTAAATACGCCGGCCGTACCGTTAATGATATTATTCGCGAAAGCTTCCCGGTATCCTTTCAATTGGGCATAGTAAGCATCACCTTGGCTATCGTGCTGGGAATCCCTGCCGGTGCTATTGCCGCGTTGCGCCAAAATAAATGGCAGGACTATGCCACAATGTTTATGGCAACACTTGGGGTGTCGGTACCCAGTTTTGTGCTTGCCGTACTACTTATCTATGTATTGGCCATCAAGCTGGCCTTGTTGCCGGCGGCACTGTGGGGAGGTATTGAATATATGGTTTTACCGGCCCTGGCTTTAGCCAGCCATCCGATGGCCTTCATTGCCCGTCTTACCCGTTCCAGTATGCTGGAGGTCCTTGCTCAGGATTATATCAAGACGGCACGGGCAAAAGGGCTGTCTCAAACGATCATCTTATACCGGCACGCGCTAAAAAACGCGTTAATCCCGGTAATCACCTATATTGGTCCCATGGCTGCGTCCATATTGACCGGCAGCTTTATTATCGAGAGCATTTTTGCCATTCCCGGCTTAGGGCGGCATTTTGTCACAAGCATCTATAACCGGGACTATACAGTAATTCTCGGTGTTACCGTTTTTTACAGCCTGTTGATCATCAGCTTAAATTTAGCAGTAGATCTTATTTATCCCTTACTTGATCCCCGCATAAAACTTGATGGAAAACAAGGTAGGTAA
- the dppC gene encoding Dipeptide transport system permease protein DppC has product MSLNNELFEPVIRTGPVVTSTRPGTTYGQDAWRRLKKNKLAMAGLYTLLFIIVIAVIGPWLSPVSYSDQNLMEANKPPGPGHWFGTDSLGRDLFVRVLYGARISLAIGFVASLINLTIGVVYGGIAGFFGGRIDRIMMNIVDILYGIPVLLYVILLMVILKPGLTNIFIALGIAYWLGMARIVRGQILSLKEQEYVLAARTIGANHWRILFRHLLPNAIGPIIITVTFAIPEAIFTEAFLSFIGLGVAAPMASWGVLASEGVASLRSYPFQLFFPAVAISITMLAFNFLGDGLRDALDPRVRR; this is encoded by the coding sequence ATGTCACTGAACAACGAATTATTTGAACCTGTCATACGTACCGGACCGGTTGTAACAAGTACCCGTCCCGGTACAACCTATGGGCAGGACGCCTGGCGGCGTCTGAAAAAAAATAAACTGGCTATGGCCGGCTTATACACGTTACTGTTTATTATCGTGATTGCGGTTATCGGTCCCTGGCTGTCCCCGGTTTCCTATTCTGATCAAAATCTTATGGAAGCCAATAAACCGCCCGGACCCGGACACTGGTTCGGTACTGATAGCCTCGGCCGTGATTTGTTTGTCCGGGTCTTGTACGGCGCACGTATTTCACTGGCTATCGGGTTTGTGGCCAGTTTGATCAATCTTACCATTGGGGTTGTTTATGGTGGTATAGCCGGTTTCTTTGGCGGCCGGATTGACAGGATTATGATGAATATTGTCGATATTTTGTACGGCATACCGGTTTTGCTCTATGTAATACTCCTCATGGTTATTTTGAAACCAGGACTGACTAATATTTTTATTGCCCTGGGTATTGCTTACTGGCTTGGTATGGCGCGGATTGTCCGCGGGCAGATTTTAAGCCTGAAGGAACAGGAGTATGTTCTGGCAGCACGAACTATAGGCGCAAATCACTGGCGCATTCTGTTTCGTCATCTCCTCCCCAACGCCATAGGGCCAATTATTATCACGGTGACGTTTGCCATTCCGGAAGCCATCTTCACCGAGGCGTTTCTCAGCTTTATCGGCCTCGGCGTTGCTGCTCCCATGGCCAGTTGGGGAGTGCTGGCCTCCGAGGGGGTTGCCAGTTTACGTTCCTATCCCTTCCAACTGTTTTTTCCGGCTGTGGCCATCAGTATTACCATGCTGGCCTTTAATTTCCTGGGGGACGGTCTGCGGGATGCGCTGGACCCCCGCGTACGAAGATAG
- the per1 gene encoding Extended-spectrum beta-lactamase PER-1, giving the protein MEALRQKIEDILAADTGCWGMVVTNHATGARLELNPEMVFPAASMIKVPIMYEIMRQTAAGKLSLDETLVVTSGYRTGGAGILKELRPDITMTVRELVTLMIIVSDNIATNMLIDLAGMDQVNRTMTGLGLKSTVLRRRMMDFDAARAGNENETSAADLARLFAHLLSSTGLPPAYGALMLDILKRQQIRDKLPYFLPEETVIAHKTGTLPGVEHDAGILFLPGGPYIISVLTGGLTANVQGLQLVANIGKTIYHHLCFREE; this is encoded by the coding sequence ATGGAAGCATTACGCCAAAAAATCGAAGACATTTTAGCTGCCGATACCGGCTGCTGGGGAATGGTAGTCACCAATCACGCCACCGGCGCCAGGCTGGAGCTAAACCCGGAAATGGTATTTCCTGCCGCCAGCATGATTAAGGTTCCGATCATGTATGAAATCATGCGTCAGACGGCAGCCGGTAAACTCTCACTGGATGAGACGCTTGTTGTAACCAGTGGTTACCGGACAGGCGGCGCCGGCATCTTAAAGGAATTGCGCCCTGATATCACTATGACTGTCCGGGAGCTTGTCACGCTGATGATTATCGTCAGCGACAACATAGCGACCAATATGCTCATTGATCTCGCCGGTATGGACCAGGTAAACCGGACCATGACCGGCTTGGGATTAAAGTCAACGGTACTACGACGCCGGATGATGGACTTTGACGCCGCCCGGGCAGGCAATGAAAACGAAACCAGCGCGGCCGATTTGGCTCGCCTGTTTGCACACCTATTGAGCAGTACAGGTCTGCCGCCCGCATATGGCGCGTTAATGCTGGATATTTTAAAACGGCAACAAATCCGGGATAAACTGCCTTATTTTCTGCCTGAAGAAACAGTAATAGCTCACAAAACGGGAACTTTGCCAGGGGTGGAACATGATGCGGGAATTCTTTTTTTGCCTGGCGGCCCCTATATCATTAGCGTTTTGACCGGCGGTCTTACAGCCAATGTTCAAGGGCTTCAACTGGTCGCCAACATTGGCAAAACCATATATCACCATTTATGTTTTAGGGAGGAATGA
- the ywrD gene encoding Glutathione hydrolase-like YwrD proenzyme, with translation MDFDALYHPYPSRRSVVYAKNGMVATSQSLAAQAGLAILRKGGNAVDAAVATAACLTVVEPTSNGIGGDAFALVWIKDRLYGLNASGPAPAAITLEEVAKQGHKEIPKNGWLAVTVPGAPSAWAALIERFGKLTLPEVLLPAIEYAEAGYPVSPVTSLQWEAGFQRFRAAKGEEFRYWFDTFAPHGRAPVAGEIWRSANHGQTLRKIAETKAKAFYEGELADKIVAFAKQYGGYLREADLAGYRPEWVEPIHVNYRGYDVWEIPPNGHGLVTLLALNILKGFTFDAKETAETYHKQFEAIKLAFADGLAYIADPRKMRVSVTDLLSDAYAAERRKLIGKEALQPAPGSPPGGGTVYLAAADAEGNMVSYIQSNYMGFGSGLVVPNTGIALHNRGCNFSLDPNHDNCLEPGKKPYHTIIPGFLSKDGRAVGPFGVMGGFVQPQGHLQMVMNTIDFKLNPQTSLDAPRWQWVQGKTIQVEHQFPEAVAEALARRGHDIQRTVGNITMGRGQIIWRDNSGVLAGGTEPRTDGAVAAW, from the coding sequence TTGGATTTCGATGCGCTGTACCATCCTTATCCATCACGGCGGAGTGTTGTCTATGCCAAAAACGGCATGGTAGCTACGTCCCAGTCATTGGCGGCGCAGGCCGGGCTGGCAATTTTGCGCAAAGGCGGCAACGCTGTTGATGCGGCAGTGGCCACGGCGGCCTGCCTTACTGTTGTTGAACCGACATCGAATGGTATCGGCGGGGATGCCTTTGCCCTTGTCTGGATTAAAGACAGGCTCTATGGTCTGAATGCGAGCGGACCGGCGCCTGCGGCAATAACCCTGGAAGAGGTAGCAAAGCAAGGACACAAGGAGATTCCTAAAAACGGCTGGCTGGCGGTCACCGTCCCGGGGGCGCCATCGGCGTGGGCGGCGCTGATAGAACGCTTCGGCAAGCTGACCTTGCCGGAAGTGCTGCTGCCGGCCATTGAATATGCCGAAGCCGGTTACCCGGTATCGCCGGTAACCAGTCTGCAGTGGGAGGCCGGGTTTCAGCGGTTCCGTGCGGCCAAAGGGGAAGAATTCCGGTATTGGTTTGATACGTTCGCTCCGCACGGGCGGGCGCCGGTGGCCGGAGAAATCTGGCGATCGGCAAACCACGGGCAGACCCTGCGGAAAATTGCCGAAACAAAGGCCAAAGCTTTTTATGAAGGTGAATTAGCCGATAAAATTGTTGCTTTTGCCAAACAATACGGCGGTTATCTCCGGGAAGCGGACTTGGCCGGTTACCGGCCGGAATGGGTGGAACCCATTCATGTGAACTACCGGGGGTATGATGTTTGGGAGATTCCTCCCAATGGTCATGGACTGGTTACACTGCTGGCGTTAAATATCCTCAAAGGCTTTACATTTGATGCCAAAGAAACTGCCGAGACGTACCATAAACAGTTCGAGGCCATAAAATTAGCGTTTGCCGACGGTTTGGCCTATATTGCCGATCCGCGGAAAATGCGGGTCAGTGTGACCGACCTGTTGTCAGATGCCTATGCTGCCGAACGCCGGAAACTTATCGGCAAAGAAGCCCTTCAGCCCGCGCCGGGGTCACCGCCCGGAGGCGGCACTGTTTACCTGGCCGCCGCCGATGCCGAAGGCAATATGGTGTCTTACATTCAGAGCAACTATATGGGCTTCGGTTCGGGCCTGGTGGTTCCCAACACCGGTATTGCGCTCCACAACCGTGGCTGCAATTTCTCGCTTGATCCCAATCATGACAATTGCCTGGAACCGGGTAAAAAGCCTTATCATACCATCATCCCCGGCTTTCTCAGCAAAGACGGCCGGGCCGTCGGGCCTTTCGGCGTTATGGGCGGTTTTGTACAGCCCCAAGGGCATCTCCAGATGGTTATGAATACCATTGATTTTAAACTTAACCCGCAGACGTCCCTGGATGCGCCCCGTTGGCAATGGGTGCAAGGCAAAACCATCCAAGTGGAGCATCAATTCCCCGAAGCCGTTGCCGAGGCTTTGGCAAGGCGCGGTCATGATATCCAGCGAACTGTTGGCAACATTACCATGGGCCGGGGACAAATTATCTGGCGTGACAATAGCGGCGTACTGGCCGGAGGTACTGAACCCCGGACAGACGGGGCCGTTGCTGCCTGGTAG
- the ykfA gene encoding putative murein peptide carboxypeptidase, whose protein sequence is MNPISPIKPKRLCPGDTIGVIAPASPGDPELAAAGVRWLEEQGFKVQLGMTTAQTLGYLSGPDAARAADINAMFASPDIDGIVCLRGGYGTMRLLELLDYSTIRDHPKVFVGYSDITALHLSIGQRTGLVTFHGPMVASDMGRGISAYSWDNFFRAVATPGPLGPISNPPLSPPPVFIVPGTAGGCLTGGNLSLIVATLGTPYEIDTCGKILCLEEVGEAPYRIDRMLTQLLLAGKLQDAAGIVVDACADCDSEAKPPSFTVEDVLRDRLGGLNKPVLYNLHFGHTADKTTLPLGVRAMLGTGIGGLVITETATTD, encoded by the coding sequence ATGAACCCTATTTCCCCAATTAAACCCAAACGGCTCTGCCCGGGAGACACGATCGGTGTAATCGCTCCGGCCAGCCCCGGCGATCCCGAATTGGCCGCAGCCGGCGTACGCTGGCTGGAAGAACAGGGGTTCAAGGTGCAACTGGGTATGACAACCGCTCAAACGCTGGGATATTTGTCCGGTCCGGATGCCGCACGGGCCGCCGACATCAATGCTATGTTTGCGTCACCTGATATTGACGGCATTGTTTGCCTCCGTGGCGGGTACGGCACCATGCGGCTGCTGGAACTTCTGGACTATAGTACCATCCGTGACCATCCCAAAGTGTTTGTCGGCTACAGTGACATCACGGCCCTGCATCTAAGTATTGGCCAACGTACAGGCCTTGTCACCTTCCATGGACCTATGGTGGCGTCAGATATGGGAAGAGGCATTTCTGCGTATAGTTGGGACAATTTTTTCCGGGCTGTCGCTACTCCCGGGCCGCTCGGACCCATTAGCAATCCGCCGCTCTCCCCTCCCCCTGTGTTTATCGTGCCGGGAACAGCCGGAGGCTGTCTGACCGGTGGCAACTTAAGCCTGATTGTGGCCACACTGGGCACACCCTATGAAATTGATACCTGCGGCAAAATTCTTTGTCTCGAAGAGGTTGGCGAGGCCCCCTACCGTATTGACCGCATGTTGACCCAGTTATTACTGGCCGGTAAGCTGCAGGATGCAGCCGGGATTGTGGTTGATGCGTGCGCCGACTGCGATAGCGAAGCCAAACCGCCCAGCTTCACTGTAGAAGATGTGCTGCGGGACCGTTTAGGAGGCTTAAACAAACCGGTCCTCTATAATCTGCACTTCGGCCACACCGCCGACAAAACGACTCTTCCCCTGGGAGTCCGGGCAATGCTGGGAACCGGAATAGGCGGGCTGGTAATTACCGAAACAGCCACCACTGATTAA
- the oppA gene encoding Oligopeptide-binding protein OppA, whose amino-acid sequence MSRKKFLAVMLLLTMLVTLAAGCSKSGGNNQVFRYALEAEPATLDPAKSTAIPESLVELQIFEGLTRLDAKDQPAPGVAEKWEVSPDGMKYVFYLRSNAKWSNGDPVTAQDFEFAWKQVLNPEFASENAYMLFPIKNAQAYNQKKLTADQVGVKAVNDHTLEVTLETPTAYFLSLTAFHAFYPVHQKTVTANPDTWATDVKTLIGNGPFKITNWVHSGKIEFAKNDQYWDAAQVKLVKMEWPISDSQTTRLALVENNQADMMVEPPVVEHDRLTQAGLLKISPYLGVYYYVFNTQKAPFDNVQLRKAFALAINREALVKNVIKGGKQPAYAWVAPGLVNPATGKDFREEGGNYVKEDVALAKKLLAEAGYPDGQGLPPVTLLYNTSELHKSIAEAIQEMWKQNLGVSVNLTNQESKVFLESRSQGAFQIARASWVGDYADPMTFMDVFKDPGNDAKYSNPAYNRLVEQAQSTIDQKVRMQAMHDAEKILFDDAVIIPIYYTTQPYIAKPYVKGYFWSVLGLADFKTAFIEK is encoded by the coding sequence ATGTCTCGCAAAAAGTTTTTGGCAGTAATGCTGCTGCTGACAATGCTCGTAACTCTGGCAGCAGGCTGCAGCAAATCCGGCGGTAATAATCAGGTATTCCGCTATGCCCTGGAAGCCGAACCGGCAACTTTGGACCCGGCCAAGTCGACGGCCATTCCCGAATCATTAGTAGAGCTGCAGATCTTTGAAGGCTTGACACGCCTTGATGCCAAAGACCAGCCTGCGCCGGGTGTGGCGGAAAAATGGGAGGTTTCTCCTGACGGGATGAAATATGTGTTTTATCTGCGGTCTAATGCCAAATGGTCCAACGGCGACCCGGTCACCGCTCAGGACTTTGAATTTGCCTGGAAACAGGTGTTAAACCCCGAATTTGCTTCAGAAAATGCATATATGTTATTCCCGATAAAAAATGCCCAAGCATACAATCAAAAAAAACTGACGGCAGACCAGGTAGGAGTAAAAGCCGTCAACGACCATACATTGGAAGTAACATTGGAAACACCCACAGCATACTTTTTAAGTTTGACGGCGTTTCATGCTTTCTATCCTGTTCACCAAAAGACAGTAACCGCCAATCCTGATACATGGGCCACCGATGTTAAAACTTTGATTGGCAACGGCCCGTTCAAGATCACCAATTGGGTTCACAGCGGCAAAATTGAATTTGCCAAAAATGATCAATACTGGGATGCAGCGCAAGTTAAACTGGTAAAAATGGAATGGCCAATCAGTGATTCTCAGACCACCCGGCTGGCACTGGTAGAAAACAATCAAGCCGACATGATGGTGGAACCGCCGGTTGTCGAGCATGACCGGCTTACCCAAGCGGGACTTCTCAAAATTTCGCCGTATCTCGGGGTATACTACTACGTATTTAATACGCAGAAGGCCCCTTTTGACAACGTGCAACTCCGCAAGGCGTTTGCTCTGGCAATCAACCGGGAAGCACTGGTAAAAAACGTCATCAAAGGCGGTAAACAGCCGGCTTATGCCTGGGTGGCGCCCGGACTTGTAAACCCGGCCACAGGCAAAGACTTTCGGGAAGAAGGCGGAAATTATGTGAAAGAAGATGTGGCGCTGGCCAAAAAATTGCTGGCCGAAGCAGGATATCCTGACGGCCAAGGGTTGCCACCGGTTACCCTGCTGTATAATACCAGCGAGCTGCATAAATCTATTGCCGAAGCCATTCAGGAGATGTGGAAACAAAACCTGGGTGTGTCTGTTAATTTAACAAATCAGGAGTCCAAAGTATTTTTGGAATCACGGTCACAAGGCGCGTTCCAAATTGCCCGGGCCTCGTGGGTCGGGGATTATGCCGATCCCATGACGTTTATGGATGTATTTAAAGACCCCGGCAATGACGCTAAATACAGCAATCCGGCCTATAACCGCCTGGTAGAACAGGCTCAATCCACCATTGACCAAAAAGTCCGGATGCAGGCCATGCATGATGCGGAAAAAATTCTCTTTGATGATGCCGTCATCATTCCCATCTATTATACTACTCAGCCATATATTGCCAAACCGTATGTCAAAGGCTATTTCTGGTCAGTGTTAGGACTTGCCGACTTTAAAACCGCGTTCATAGAAAAATAA
- the oppD_1 gene encoding Oligopeptide transport ATP-binding protein OppD: MKPLLAVEELAVSFDTYAGEVKAVDQISFQVLPGEAVGIVGESGSGKSVTAHAIMRLIPTPPGRYAKGKILFEGADLLQRPEPEMENIRGNDISMIFQDPMTSLNPVLTVGMQIAESLQLHQHMNRKDAYARAVEMLRLVGIPSPEQRVKNYPHQFSGGMRQRTMIAIALACNPKLLIADEPTTALDVTIQAQILDLMKDLQRKLNTAIILISHDLGVIAGLCSRVIVLYAGKIAEAGTARDIFYHPRHPYTWGLLQSVPRLDSTQKQLLTAIAGQPPDLLQPPAGCPFHPRCPYAMRICQEHYPETTRISEEHRVNCWLQHPAAPNPKQEVAG, encoded by the coding sequence ATGAAGCCGTTGTTAGCTGTTGAAGAATTGGCCGTATCCTTTGACACGTATGCCGGTGAGGTCAAGGCTGTTGATCAGATAAGTTTTCAGGTTCTTCCGGGGGAGGCTGTCGGTATTGTCGGCGAATCAGGTTCCGGCAAAAGCGTGACAGCTCATGCCATTATGAGGCTTATTCCTACTCCCCCTGGCAGATATGCCAAGGGGAAAATACTATTTGAAGGTGCCGATTTACTGCAAAGACCCGAACCGGAGATGGAAAATATCCGGGGTAATGATATTAGTATGATTTTTCAGGACCCTATGACTTCCCTTAATCCGGTGCTTACTGTCGGGATGCAAATTGCTGAATCTTTACAGTTGCATCAACATATGAACCGCAAAGACGCCTATGCCCGGGCTGTGGAAATGCTGCGCCTGGTCGGTATCCCTTCACCGGAACAACGCGTAAAAAATTATCCGCACCAATTCAGCGGCGGCATGCGGCAACGGACGATGATCGCCATAGCCTTGGCCTGTAATCCGAAACTCCTGATTGCTGATGAGCCGACTACGGCCCTTGACGTAACCATTCAAGCGCAGATTCTTGATCTGATGAAAGACCTGCAGCGCAAATTAAACACAGCCATTATTCTCATTTCCCATGACCTTGGCGTGATTGCCGGGTTGTGCAGCCGGGTGATTGTGTTATACGCAGGCAAAATTGCCGAAGCGGGAACGGCCCGGGATATCTTCTATCATCCCCGGCATCCTTACACCTGGGGACTCTTACAATCGGTACCGCGCCTGGATTCAACACAAAAACAACTGCTGACTGCCATTGCCGGACAGCCGCCTGACCTGTTACAGCCGCCGGCCGGCTGCCCCTTTCATCCCCGCTGTCCTTATGCCATGCGTATTTGTCAGGAACATTATCCCGAAACTACCAGGATAAGTGAGGAACACCGCGTGAACTGCTGGCTGCAGCATCCTGCCGCCCCTAACCCCAAACAGGAGGTCGCAGGCTGA
- the hipO gene encoding Hippurate hydrolase, which produces MTLLATRVKEIWTTLHSIPEIGFKEVKTAAFLAGQLQHSGYQIQTGVGGTGVIGTLTSSRPGPTLALRADMDALPHVIDGQDAAIHSCGHDAHAAIVLAAAQELAAKGITQGTLKILFQPAEETLLGATRMIEDGAIDDVDILLGIHLRPIQEAALKQATPALCHGASYIMEATIHGSTAHGARPHLGVNAIDGAAAAVQAINAIHINPVIPATVKVTKLHAGGATLNSIPDKAVMALDLRAQNNATMEELIEKATRAIQAGAATVGGQAAINILGGCPAAEYAQDIVDLAKEAITSVLGEKGLLAPVTTPGGEDFHFFRKHKPALKTGYIGLGADLTPGLHHPEMTFNKEALLDGVNILLYMADKILGTAK; this is translated from the coding sequence ATGACCCTTTTAGCAACCAGAGTCAAAGAAATCTGGACTACGCTTCATTCCATTCCGGAAATAGGCTTTAAGGAAGTAAAAACAGCAGCGTTTCTGGCCGGACAACTACAACATTCCGGTTATCAGATTCAAACCGGCGTAGGCGGGACAGGGGTTATTGGCACGTTGACCAGCAGCCGCCCCGGTCCAACTTTGGCATTACGCGCCGATATGGATGCCTTGCCCCATGTTATTGACGGCCAGGACGCCGCAATTCATTCCTGCGGCCACGATGCCCACGCCGCCATTGTATTAGCGGCAGCTCAAGAATTAGCCGCTAAGGGAATAACCCAGGGGACGCTAAAGATACTTTTCCAGCCTGCCGAGGAAACGTTACTTGGCGCCACCCGGATGATTGAAGATGGCGCAATTGATGATGTGGATATTCTCCTTGGAATTCACCTGCGGCCTATTCAAGAAGCAGCGTTGAAGCAAGCCACCCCTGCTCTTTGCCATGGCGCCAGTTATATTATGGAAGCCACCATTCACGGCAGCACAGCCCACGGCGCCCGGCCCCATCTGGGCGTTAATGCGATTGACGGAGCAGCGGCAGCCGTTCAGGCCATCAATGCAATACATATCAATCCCGTCATCCCCGCCACCGTTAAGGTGACTAAGCTTCACGCCGGCGGAGCCACTTTAAACTCTATCCCGGATAAGGCCGTAATGGCCCTGGACCTGCGGGCCCAAAACAACGCTACCATGGAGGAACTTATTGAAAAAGCGACACGTGCCATCCAAGCAGGGGCAGCTACCGTGGGCGGCCAAGCTGCCATAAATATACTTGGAGGCTGTCCTGCCGCCGAATATGCTCAGGATATTGTCGACTTAGCCAAAGAAGCTATCACTTCGGTACTGGGTGAGAAAGGATTACTTGCTCCGGTTACCACTCCTGGCGGCGAAGACTTTCACTTCTTCCGCAAACATAAGCCCGCCTTAAAAACCGGCTATATCGGGTTAGGCGCAGACCTCACCCCCGGTTTGCACCACCCGGAAATGACTTTTAATAAAGAAGCTTTACTTGACGGCGTAAATATTCTCCTCTATATGGCGGATAAGATACTTGGTACTGCCAAGTAA